A region of Dermochelys coriacea isolate rDerCor1 chromosome 1, rDerCor1.pri.v4, whole genome shotgun sequence DNA encodes the following proteins:
- the LOC119861039 gene encoding natural killer cells antigen CD94-like → MEVENIILSDTMEQLTTGLGYNCSTCDIDWVQRVARCYLLSEKDKTWQESRNACAAMSDSLVKIDTHKELVQSHLQSNGIPETRDLQAGCICHGQQHFFRFWTGLNYDNDIGNWMWADGSAFSFQLYVSPCSSRGTGRALCQL, encoded by the exons ATGGAAGTGGAAAATATAATTCTGTCAGACACCATGGAGCAGCTGACAACTGGTCTGG GGTACAACTGCAGCACGTGTGACATCGACTGGGTCCAGCGGGTAGCCAGATGTTACTTGCTGTCTGAGAAAGATAAAACCTGGCAGGAGAGCAGAAACGCTTGTGCTGCAATGTCAGACAGTCTGGTGAAGATAGACACCCACAAGGAGCTAGTCCAGAGCCACCTCCAGAGTAATG GCATTCCTGAAACGCGAGACCTCCAAGCGGGCTGCATATGCCACGGTCAACAGCACTTCTTCAGGTTCTGGACAGGGCTGAACTACGACAACGACATCGGGAACTGGATGTGGGCTGACGGCTCCGCCTTCTCCTTCCAGCTGTACGTCTCTCCTTGCTCATCCAGGGGCACTGGTCGAGCTCTGTGCCAGCTCTGA